One Lepisosteus oculatus isolate fLepOcu1 chromosome 13, fLepOcu1.hap2, whole genome shotgun sequence genomic region harbors:
- the tbl1xr1a gene encoding F-box-like/WD repeat-containing protein TBL1XR1a: protein MSISSDEVNFLVYRYLQESGFSHSAFTFGIESHISQSNINGALVPPAALISIIQKGLQYVEAEVSINEDGTLFDGRPIESLSLIDAVMPDVVQTRQQAYRDKLAQQQAAAAAAAAAAASATANQQGVAKNGENTANGEENGAHALPNNHADMMEVDGDVEIPQNKAMVLRGHESEVFICAWNPVSDLLASGSGDSTARIWNLSENSTGSSTQLVLRHCIREGGQDVPSNKDVTSLDWNSEGTLLATGSYDGFARIWTKDGNLASTLGQHKGPIFALKWNKKGNFILSAGVDKTTIIWDAHTGEAKQQFPFHSAPALDVDWQSNNTFASCSTDMCIHVCKLGQDRPIKTFQGHTNEVNAIKWDPTGNLLASCSDDMTLKIWSMKQDTCVHDLQAHNKEIYTIKWSPTGPGTNNPNASLMLASASFDSTVRLWDVDRGICIHTLTKHQEPVYSVAFSPDGRYLASGSFDKCVHIWNTQTGALVHSYRGTGGIFEVCWNAAGDKVGASASDGSVCVLDLRK, encoded by the exons ATGAGCATAAGCAGTGATGAGGTCAATTTCTTGGTGTACAGATACCTACAGGAGTCAG GGTTTTCCCATTCAGCATTCACCTTTGGCATAGAGAGCCACATCAGCCAGTCCAACATTAACGGCGCCCTGGTGCCCCCTGCTGCTCTTATTTCGATCATTCAGAAAGGCCTGCAGTATGTGGAAGCAGAAGTCAGCATCAACGAG GACGGCACTCTCTTCGATGGCCGGCCGATCGAGTCGCTGTCTCTGATAGACGCCGTCATGCCCGACGTGGTGCAGACCCGGCAGCAGGCTTACAGGGACAAGCTTGCCCAGCAGCaggctgccgccgccgccgccgccgcggcCGCCGCCTCGGCGACAGCCAACCAGCAGGGGGTGGCGAAGAATGGCGAAAACACCGCCAACGGGGAAGAGAACGGAGCCCACGCCTTGCCCA ACAACCATGCCGATATGATGGAGGTGGATGGTGATGTGGAAATTCCCCAGAACAAGGCCATGGTTTTGCGAGGCCATGAGTCAGAGGTTTTCATCTGTGCCTGGAACCCAGTCAGCGACCTCCTGGCTTCTGG GTCCGGCGACTCGACGGCGCGCATCTGGAACCTGAGCGAGAACAGCACCGGCAGCTCCACCCAGCTCGTCCTGCGCCACTGCATACGCGAGGGGGGGCAGGACGTGCCCAGCAACAAGGACGTCACGTCGCTAGACTGGAAT AGTGAAGGTACACTGCTAGCAACGGGCTCTTATGATGGATTTGCCAGAATATGGACAAAAGATG GTAATCTTGCCAGTACCCTGGGTCAGCACAAAGGTcctatttttgctttaaaatggaataaaaaaggaaacttcATCCTAAGTGCCGGCGTTGATAAG ACTACAATCATCTGGGATGCGCACACAGGAGAGGCAAAACAGCAGTTTCCCTTTCATTCAG CTCCTGCACTAGATGTGGACTGGCAGAGCAACAACACCTTTGCGTCATGCAGTACAGACATGTGCATCCATGTCTGCAAGCTTGGACAAGACAGACCCATCAAGACATTCCAAGGGCACACA AATGAAGTAAATGCAATCAAGTGGGATCCTACTGGCAATTTACTGGCATCCTGTTCTGATGACATGACTTTGAAG aTATGGAGTATGAAGCAGGATACTTGTGTCCATGATTTGCAAGCGCACAACAAAGAAATATACACTATCAAATGGAGCCCGACTGGACCTGGAACCAACAACCCAAACGCCAGCCTTATGTTAGCCAG tgCATCGTTTGACTCTACTGTTCGGTTATGGGATGTAGACAGAGGCATCTGCATCCACACGCTGACCAAACACCAGGAGCCTGTGTACAGTGTAGCCTTCAGCCCAGACGGCAGGTACCTGGCCAGCGGCTCCTTCGACAAATGTGTCCACATCTGGAACACACAG ACGGGTGCTTTAGTCCATAGCTACAGGGGGACGGGTGGCATCTTTGAAGTTTGCTGGAATGCAGCAGGAGACAAAGTGGGAGCAAGCGCATCAGACGGATCT GTTTGTGTGTTAGATTTGCGGAAATAA